From Paenibacillus graminis, a single genomic window includes:
- a CDS encoding helix-turn-helix transcriptional regulator — MKVNQQVDSVIRRILLENADSGKSLQHDADMTLREFMNRQPCTKPEVFLTLARSIAAGVLQLHQLQTLHLDLRPERIGVRSNGQEAYLIDSGYALQRSDNGYIRPAGYGMSDTGLPYCSPENTGRMLRTVDERSDLYSIGVIFYEILAGYLPFLADNPLEWVYMHLAQAPPPLTREQSHLPDGLEAVVMKLLDKNPDNRYQNAGFLLADLDKIGRSQDTLFMEPGFHGREYEISMLTQAFYSACFGSTEMVYVSGEAGIGKTSLIDEVFRKQQHARNFFYVTGKFEQISKESPYHPIIQAFRGLMRHLLGERKEQSELWRQRLQETLGASANVITDIIPEVELILGSMPSAEELPANESKKRFIYIFRKFVQALASKEYPLVLFIDDLQWADSSSLQLIHALMCDPECQYLMFICAYRPNETDRSKLPGYELDGSITDQAVIRHIHLSPLSLEQMNHIVMETLNSGKETALSFTELLYPKSGGNPFHFKQILLHFQDDGILQYNHGNQCWQWNLGQIMGQEPSYAINDLMEHRLRRLSGVAQELLQIAACVGSTFHPDLIACVAKRETPEVHAEWATIEAEGMISAYDTDEFRFAHDNIQKLIYSQIGDEARQAIHIRIAATLQAAGDGEHLFDVVNHLNKGSGKNMEEAENLKLVQLNLDAGNRAKAASAYDVALGYFRKGVELMSAEAWNNAFELCFELHAEQAECEYLCGNAKESDRQIDFLLGFARSPAERSRVQMIRIMQYINQGKYLEGTALGLESLREHHIIIPPHPGKFALMMEAVRMEVLLRNRYDRLADLEEMSDNDRIAAMNLILAIIPSTFFTNKRIYFLLICRAIQLSIKYGNTPVSAAVYSAYGMLLGSAWGKFDKGYAIGKVGMELSERYNITSVKSKTYTMFGGVLCQFAGNALEGERYLSKALRFGLESGDYVFASYAIGAHVNSLYTRAPLSEFERTIAEYMVVLDTTNDEFVKQNFYLYQQFILALQGRTAAPYSFSSAGFEEEEFLRRTQTEETSATTFFQYNTYKTQLCYLLGNYEEAIHWAQRAESYKDYATHLPHLPECLFYESLAALAGSAPSWKEAHTKKRLLSHLDRFRKWAAWSPDNYQPRYDLLQAEMARVSGEFRRAEELYDKAIREARERDDIQVASLSGELAACHYWSRGNQKTALFYLQTAFEAYTGWGVQVKLTQLEKLMRHWQQDENADTASENLQSTPEPNKIRLAAETTVSRNMPNAFENFDLAAILKTTQAISNQVDIDTVLAEIMNTIMKYAGASKGALLMGSNDGLYIQIYADSEAQVPPAPLELNGSSLLPEGIIRYVFRTQEDVYYSGDEDSWLIHNPYIAEHRPGSALCIPVTVHSNMLGILYLENRLASGVFASERMAVLQAMASNGILMCMLQNSAEPAFPEPVLTEEPPPMSATMEEPLTDRELEVLALLAAGLSNKEIADQLIIAIGTVKVHVKNIFAKLKVNRRTKAIVQAKELKLLSSSNDHFQIR; from the coding sequence ATGAAAGTGAATCAACAAGTTGACAGTGTTATCAGAAGAATCCTACTCGAAAACGCTGATTCTGGTAAAAGCCTGCAGCATGATGCAGATATGACGCTAAGAGAATTCATGAATCGACAGCCCTGTACAAAACCGGAGGTATTTCTCACCCTTGCCAGGTCCATCGCGGCAGGTGTCCTGCAGCTTCATCAGCTGCAGACCCTTCATCTGGATTTGCGGCCTGAGCGGATCGGGGTCCGTTCCAATGGCCAAGAGGCTTATTTAATAGATTCAGGTTATGCACTGCAACGCTCGGACAACGGTTATATCCGTCCGGCTGGCTATGGTATGTCTGACACGGGTTTACCCTATTGTTCGCCTGAGAACACAGGCAGAATGCTGCGGACAGTGGATGAGCGAAGCGATCTATATTCTATCGGCGTTATTTTCTACGAAATTTTGGCCGGATATCTGCCCTTTCTTGCCGACAATCCGCTGGAATGGGTGTATATGCATCTGGCACAAGCCCCTCCTCCACTAACACGGGAACAGTCACATTTACCTGACGGCTTGGAGGCTGTAGTAATGAAGCTGCTCGACAAAAATCCGGATAATCGCTACCAGAATGCCGGTTTTTTACTAGCAGACCTAGACAAAATCGGACGTTCCCAAGACACCCTTTTCATGGAACCCGGGTTTCACGGAAGAGAATATGAGATCTCCATGCTGACCCAGGCCTTTTATTCCGCTTGCTTCGGATCAACAGAAATGGTCTACGTTTCGGGCGAAGCCGGCATCGGCAAAACGAGCCTTATAGACGAGGTTTTCCGCAAACAGCAGCATGCCCGTAATTTTTTTTATGTCACCGGTAAATTCGAGCAAATATCTAAAGAAAGCCCCTATCATCCGATTATCCAAGCCTTTCGTGGCTTGATGCGGCATCTGCTGGGAGAACGCAAGGAACAGTCCGAGCTGTGGAGGCAAAGACTGCAGGAAACACTTGGGGCAAGCGCTAACGTCATTACTGATATTATTCCTGAAGTGGAGCTGATCCTGGGCTCCATGCCGTCTGCGGAGGAGCTTCCGGCCAATGAATCGAAGAAACGGTTCATCTATATTTTCCGCAAATTTGTACAAGCCCTAGCCTCCAAAGAATACCCTCTCGTCCTGTTTATTGATGATTTACAGTGGGCGGATTCATCTTCACTGCAGTTGATTCATGCGCTGATGTGCGACCCGGAATGCCAATATTTGATGTTCATCTGCGCTTATCGCCCTAACGAAACAGACCGCAGCAAGCTGCCGGGATACGAGCTGGATGGGAGCATTACCGATCAGGCAGTAATCCGCCATATTCATTTGTCACCGCTTAGTCTTGAGCAAATGAATCATATTGTGATGGAGACACTGAATAGCGGGAAGGAGACTGCACTATCTTTTACGGAGCTGTTATACCCTAAATCAGGCGGCAATCCGTTTCATTTCAAGCAAATATTGCTGCACTTTCAAGACGACGGCATCCTGCAGTACAACCACGGGAATCAATGCTGGCAATGGAATTTGGGACAGATCATGGGGCAGGAACCGAGCTATGCCATCAATGATTTAATGGAGCACAGATTGCGGCGTCTCTCAGGGGTTGCACAGGAGCTGCTGCAAATTGCGGCTTGCGTGGGAAGTACCTTCCACCCGGATCTGATAGCCTGCGTTGCCAAACGGGAAACCCCGGAGGTTCATGCAGAATGGGCCACGATTGAGGCTGAAGGCATGATTTCGGCATATGATACAGATGAATTCCGTTTTGCCCACGATAATATCCAGAAGCTGATTTACAGCCAGATAGGGGATGAAGCGAGACAGGCCATTCATATCCGGATTGCCGCAACCTTGCAGGCTGCCGGGGATGGAGAGCACTTGTTTGATGTGGTCAATCATTTAAATAAAGGCTCCGGCAAAAATATGGAAGAAGCCGAGAACCTTAAGCTCGTACAACTAAATCTTGATGCGGGCAACCGTGCCAAGGCTGCTTCCGCTTACGACGTTGCGCTGGGTTATTTCAGAAAAGGGGTAGAACTAATGTCCGCAGAAGCTTGGAACAACGCCTTCGAGCTCTGTTTTGAACTGCATGCGGAGCAAGCGGAATGTGAATATTTATGTGGAAATGCTAAGGAGTCCGACCGGCAAATCGATTTCCTGCTTGGGTTTGCACGCAGTCCGGCTGAGCGGAGCAGAGTTCAGATGATCCGGATTATGCAGTATATTAATCAAGGCAAGTATTTGGAGGGCACAGCACTTGGTCTCGAAAGCCTGCGGGAGCATCATATCATCATTCCGCCCCATCCGGGCAAATTCGCACTGATGATGGAAGCGGTGCGAATGGAGGTCCTTCTTCGCAACCGGTACGATAGGCTCGCTGATTTGGAGGAAATGTCCGATAATGACCGGATAGCTGCAATGAATCTCATTCTTGCGATTATACCCTCCACCTTCTTCACGAATAAAAGGATTTATTTCCTTCTGATATGCAGAGCTATTCAATTATCCATTAAATATGGAAATACCCCTGTTTCCGCAGCCGTTTATTCTGCGTATGGCATGCTGTTGGGCAGTGCATGGGGTAAATTCGATAAGGGCTATGCCATTGGCAAGGTCGGAATGGAGCTTTCCGAGCGTTATAATATCACTTCAGTTAAAAGCAAAACCTATACTATGTTCGGCGGAGTGCTCTGCCAATTTGCCGGAAATGCGCTCGAAGGCGAGAGATACTTGTCCAAGGCGCTTCGCTTTGGCCTGGAGTCAGGAGACTATGTGTTTGCCAGCTATGCCATTGGCGCACATGTTAATTCGCTCTATACCAGAGCGCCTTTAAGTGAATTCGAAAGAACCATAGCCGAATATATGGTGGTCCTTGATACTACAAATGACGAGTTCGTGAAGCAGAACTTCTACCTGTATCAGCAATTTATTCTTGCCCTTCAAGGGAGGACGGCTGCCCCCTACTCCTTCAGCAGCGCTGGGTTTGAGGAGGAGGAGTTCCTCCGCCGGACTCAGACTGAGGAGACCTCAGCCACTACCTTCTTTCAATACAATACTTATAAGACTCAGCTTTGTTACTTGCTTGGTAATTATGAGGAAGCCATTCACTGGGCGCAGCGGGCGGAATCCTATAAAGACTACGCGACACATTTGCCGCATTTGCCGGAATGCCTTTTCTATGAGTCGCTCGCTGCATTGGCCGGTTCTGCACCGTCATGGAAAGAGGCTCATACTAAGAAGCGCCTCCTGAGCCATCTTGACCGTTTCCGGAAATGGGCGGCATGGAGTCCGGATAATTATCAGCCCAGATATGATCTCCTTCAAGCCGAAATGGCCCGTGTTTCCGGCGAATTCAGGAGGGCTGAAGAATTGTATGACAAAGCCATTCGTGAAGCCAGGGAGCGGGATGATATACAGGTGGCCAGCCTTTCGGGCGAGCTTGCCGCCTGCCACTACTGGAGTCGCGGCAATCAAAAAACGGCTTTATTTTATTTGCAAACGGCCTTTGAGGCATATACCGGGTGGGGCGTACAAGTGAAGCTCACACAGTTAGAAAAGCTTATGCGGCACTGGCAGCAGGATGAGAACGCTGATACAGCTTCCGAAAACCTGCAAAGCACGCCAGAACCTAACAAAATACGACTAGCGGCAGAAACCACCGTCTCTCGTAATATGCCAAATGCCTTTGAAAACTTTGATCTTGCGGCAATCCTCAAAACCACCCAGGCGATATCCAATCAGGTGGACATCGATACTGTGCTTGCGGAGATCATGAATACCATAATGAAGTACGCAGGTGCCAGCAAGGGTGCTCTGCTGATGGGCAGTAATGATGGGCTCTACATACAGATCTATGCTGATTCTGAAGCGCAGGTTCCCCCCGCCCCATTGGAATTGAATGGCAGCTCTCTCTTGCCCGAAGGCATCATCAGATATGTTTTCCGCACGCAGGAGGATGTTTATTATTCCGGGGACGAGGACAGCTGGCTGATTCATAATCCGTATATTGCGGAGCACCGGCCCGGTTCCGCACTCTGCATCCCGGTAACCGTTCATAGTAATATGCTTGGGATTCTATATCTCGAAAACAGGCTGGCAAGCGGTGTGTTCGCGTCCGAGCGGATGGCTGTCCTTCAAGCTATGGCTTCAAACGGAATATTGATGTGCATGCTGCAGAACTCGGCTGAGCCAGCCTTTCCGGAACCAGTGCTAACCGAAGAACCCCCGCCAATGTCCGCTACAATGGAGGAGCCGCTTACCGATCGTGAGCTTGAGGTCCTCGCGTTACTGGCAGCAGGATTATCTAATAAAGAAATTGCCGATCAACTGATTATCGCCATAGGCACAGTAAAGGTGCACGTCAAAAACATCTTTGCCAAACTAAAAGTCAACCGGCGCACCAAAGCAATTGTTCAGGCCAAGGAGCTTAAGCTGCTCAGCTCTTCGAATGACCATTTTCAGATTCGTTAA
- a CDS encoding invasin domain 3-containing protein translates to MKGIQRYERRIAMILVFMVVFGSVFYGDVSAADPVVLDQKQENVTGNVWVNYENGRYQTFTPGITGNLSRIELNIFDTYGSPGVLKLKIYKEGNLSVLLGEAQLASYSTGWTSVDFSGASPYLQKDTMYRMVASTEFGGSSGFGWYSSSGNPYTRGYSPANNYDFSFRTYMIADYSTSPALSEISSAESSLVADGTSQTTVTVKLKDAQGNALTAGGSTVGITSTSGTVSPVTDNHNGTYTATLTAPAAAGTATVSATVGGAALTGTATVQFVAGSPSMATSTIEVGAVSLTADGTSQTTVTVKLKDAQGNALTAGGSTVGITSTSGTVSPVTDNHNGTYTATLTAPAAAGTATVSATVGGAALTGTATVQFVAGLPSMATSTVQVGDASLTADGTSQTMVTVKLKDAQGNALTAGGSTVTVASTSGTVSPVTDNHNGTYTAMLTAPAAVGMATVSATVGGAALTSTATVQFVAGSPSMAASTIEVGDASLTADGTSQTTVTVKLKDAQGNALTAGGSTVGITSTSGTVSPVTDNHNGTYTATLTAPAAAGTATVSATVGGAALTGTATVQFVAGAPSMATSTVEVGDASLTADGTSQTTVTVKLKDAQGNALTAGGSTVTVASTSGTVSPVTDNHNGTYTAMLTAPAAVGMATVSATVGGAALTSTATVQFVAGLPSMATSTIEVGDASLTADGTSQTTVTVKLKDAQGNALTAGGSTVTVAATSGTVSPVTDNHNGTYTATLTAPAAAGTATVSATIGGAALTGTATVQFVAGAPSMATSTIEVGDVSLTADGTSQTTVTVKLKDAQGNALTAGGSTVGITSTSGTVSPVTDNHNGTYTATLTAPAAAGTATVSATVGGAALTGTATVQFVAGAPSMATSTIEVGDASLTADGTSQTTVTVKLKDAQGNALTAGGSTVTVAATQGTVSPVTDNHNGTYTATLTAPATAGTATVSATVGGAALTGTATVQFVAGAPSMATSTIEVGDVSLTADGTSQTTVTVKLKDAQGNALTAGGSTVGITSTSGTVSPVTDNHNGTYTATLTAPAAAGTATVSATVGGAALTGTATVQFVAGAPSMATSTIEVGDASLTADGTSQTTVTVKLKDAQGNALTAGGSTVGITSTSGTVSPVTDNHNGTYTATLTAPAAVGTATVSATVGGAALTSTATVQFVAGAPSMATSTIEVGDASLTADGTSQTTVTVKLKDAQGNALTAGGATVTVASTSGTVSPVTDNHNGTYTATLTAPAAAGTAKISATIDGSALASTVTVQLIPGEVSSSYSTVTASDLVVRADGKSQASIYVRLKDKYDHPLAGKRVQLQAQDGSSVTQEVYGVTNEEGLATFAVSNVMAEKVTYSAKEEASGISLDETVSITFTYDQPPVIKLQVDTAAPTFSSVHVAVYASVYGEYNSISSIKWAAGSRSISYFDTQGTQIKDHFTVQENGIYSVYAADTAGNANVSLIEIQNIVPLSSDSDLTGWQLIGLGGTVKFDFDAGKLSNTLEVSDSVYGLRMLLTPANVHAAVYVNGLQVDSNALTKEYVLATGQNKFEVRVKAQDSSFKTYTLNVIRSAASKVPDSGSVPGGPAIVPGSSSPSLPGNAPVVWINNRKVTGLATRNVNANGAKTIDVLLNMDNLYQALDSLSNTAEANLSISVEEEADQLALRLTGNTVPILAGRTAAITIKTQYGQYRLPLVEIINQQTTWTDDVEVQIIIERGKRETELQEAATTNGFHLATDPVHFNVLVTGNGKKKEVTRFNHYVERVIYLSENAGAASTAIIWDQNSGVRPVPTEFTIVDGHQAAVIRSLTNSTYVVVSITSPLTDIKGHWAEPEISQMSNRMIVQGTEGGHFAPGAAITRAELAAMVARALGLPEGDNSGFRDVNGLSWYSSAVAAVKAYGIMDGFGDGAFRPNQKVSRQEAIVTIIRALRLTDAAPAGNVGVQADLSLYTDSSQIGAWAKEALRTAIYEGLMKGYGDELRPQQAVTRAETTVLLHRLLLQAGLING, encoded by the coding sequence ATGAAAGGTATACAACGATACGAACGCCGGATCGCCATGATTTTGGTATTCATGGTTGTTTTCGGATCGGTGTTTTATGGGGATGTATCTGCTGCAGATCCAGTGGTATTGGATCAAAAGCAGGAAAATGTGACAGGGAATGTATGGGTCAATTATGAAAATGGAAGATATCAAACCTTTACTCCGGGGATTACCGGAAATCTCAGCAGGATTGAACTGAATATATTCGATACCTATGGTTCACCTGGAGTCCTGAAGTTAAAAATTTATAAGGAAGGGAATCTTTCGGTATTGCTCGGTGAAGCGCAACTGGCTTCCTACAGCACAGGCTGGACGTCGGTTGACTTTTCTGGAGCATCACCTTATTTGCAGAAGGACACGATGTATAGAATGGTTGCTTCTACGGAGTTCGGAGGATCGAGTGGTTTCGGGTGGTATAGCAGCAGTGGCAACCCGTATACAAGAGGATACTCCCCGGCTAACAATTATGACTTCTCTTTCAGAACGTACATGATTGCCGATTATTCGACATCTCCTGCATTAAGTGAGATATCCAGTGCAGAGTCCAGCCTTGTAGCGGACGGCACGAGCCAGACGACGGTTACCGTGAAGCTGAAGGATGCGCAGGGCAATGCGCTTACCGCCGGAGGGTCGACGGTGGGAATCACGTCGACATCCGGTACGGTGAGTCCAGTCACGGACAACCATAACGGGACCTATACGGCGACGCTGACAGCGCCGGCAGCGGCAGGAACGGCGACCGTAAGTGCAACGGTCGGCGGCGCTGCACTGACAGGCACGGCAACGGTCCAGTTCGTAGCCGGGTCACCGTCGATGGCGACCAGCACAATCGAGGTTGGAGCTGTTTCGTTGACGGCGGACGGCACGAGCCAGACGACGGTGACCGTGAAGCTGAAGGATGCGCAGGGCAATGCGCTGACCGCCGGAGGGTCGACGGTGGGAATCACGTCGACATCCGGTACGGTGAGTCCAGTCACGGACAACCATAATGGAACCTATACGGCGACGCTGACAGCGCCGGCAGCGGCAGGAACGGCGACCGTAAGTGCAACGGTCGGCGGCGCTGCACTAACAGGCACGGCAACGGTCCAGTTCGTGGCCGGGTTACCGTCGATGGCGACCAGCACAGTCCAGGTTGGAGATGCTTCGTTGACGGCGGACGGCACGAGCCAGACGATGGTGACCGTGAAGCTGAAGGATGCGCAGGGCAATGCGCTGACCGCCGGAGGGTCGACGGTAACGGTTGCGTCGACATCCGGTACGGTGAGTCCAGTCACGGACAACCATAACGGGACCTATACGGCGATGCTGACAGCGCCGGCAGCGGTAGGAATGGCGACTGTAAGTGCAACGGTCGGCGGTGCTGCACTGACAAGCACGGCAACGGTCCAGTTCGTGGCCGGGTCACCGTCGATGGCGGCCAGCACAATCGAGGTTGGAGATGCTTCGTTGACGGCGGACGGCACGAGCCAGACGACAGTGACCGTGAAGCTGAAGGATGCGCAGGGCAATGCGCTGACCGCCGGAGGGTCGACGGTGGGAATCACGTCGACATCCGGTACGGTGAGTCCAGTCACGGACAACCATAACGGAACCTATACGGCGACGCTGACAGCGCCGGCAGCGGCAGGAACGGCGACCGTAAGTGCAACGGTCGGCGGCGCTGCACTGACAGGCACGGCAACGGTCCAGTTCGTGGCGGGGGCACCGTCGATGGCGACCAGCACAGTCGAGGTTGGAGATGCTTCGTTGACGGCGGACGGCACGAGCCAGACGACGGTGACCGTGAAGCTGAAGGATGCGCAGGGCAATGCGCTTACCGCCGGAGGGTCGACGGTAACGGTTGCGTCGACATCCGGGACGGTGAGTCCAGTCACGGACAACCATAACGGGACCTATACGGCGATGCTGACAGCGCCGGCAGCGGTAGGAATGGCGACTGTAAGTGCGACGGTCGGCGGTGCTGCACTGACAAGCACGGCAACGGTCCAGTTCGTGGCCGGGTTACCGTCGATGGCGACCAGCACAATCGAGGTTGGAGATGCTTCGTTGACGGCGGATGGCACGAGCCAGACGACAGTGACGGTGAAGCTGAAGGATGCGCAGGGCAATGCTTTAACTGCCGGAGGGTCGACGGTAACGGTTGCGGCGACATCCGGTACGGTGAGTCCAGTCACGGACAACCATAACGGAACCTATACGGCGACTTTGACAGCGCCGGCAGCGGCAGGAACGGCGACCGTAAGTGCAACGATCGGCGGCGCTGCACTGACAGGCACGGCAACGGTCCAGTTCGTGGCGGGGGCACCGTCGATGGCGACCAGCACAATCGAGGTTGGAGATGTTTCGTTGACGGCGGACGGCACGAGCCAGACGACGGTGACCGTGAAGCTGAAGGATGCGCAGGGCAATGCTTTAACTGCCGGAGGGTCGACGGTGGGAATCACGTCGACATCCGGTACGGTGAGTCCAGTCACGGACAACCATAACGGAACCTATACGGCGACGCTGACAGCGCCGGCAGCGGCAGGAACGGCGACCGTAAGTGCAACGGTCGGCGGCGCTGCACTGACAGGCACGGCAACGGTCCAGTTCGTGGCGGGGGCACCGTCGATGGCGACCAGCACAATCGAGGTTGGAGATGCTTCGTTGACGGCGGACGGCACGAGCCAGACGACAGTGACCGTGAAGCTGAAGGATGCGCAGGGCAATGCTTTAACTGCCGGAGGGTCAACGGTAACGGTTGCGGCGACGCAGGGGACGGTGAGTCCAGTCACGGACAACCATAACGGGACCTATACGGCGACGCTGACAGCGCCGGCAACAGCAGGAACGGCGACCGTAAGTGCAACGGTCGGCGGCGCTGCACTGACAGGCACGGCAACGGTCCAGTTCGTGGCGGGGGCACCGTCGATGGCGACCAGCACAATCGAGGTTGGAGATGTTTCGTTGACGGCAGACGGCACGAGCCAGACGACGGTGACCGTGAAGCTGAAGGATGCGCAGGGCAATGCTTTAACTGCCGGAGGGTCGACGGTGGGAATCACGTCGACATCCGGTACGGTGAGTCCAGTCACGGACAACCATAACGGAACCTATACGGCGACGCTGACAGCGCCGGCAGCGGCAGGAACGGCGACCGTAAGTGCAACGGTCGGCGGCGCTGCACTGACAGGCACGGCAACGGTCCAGTTCGTGGCGGGGGCACCGTCGATGGCGACCAGCACAATCGAGGTTGGAGATGCTTCGTTGACGGCGGACGGCACGAGCCAGACGACAGTGACCGTGAAGCTGAAGGATGCGCAGGGCAATGCGCTGACCGCCGGAGGGTCAACGGTGGGGATCACGTCGACATCCGGGACGGTGAGTCCAGTCACGGACAACCATAACGGAACCTATACGGCGACGCTGACAGCGCCGGCAGCGGTAGGAACGGCGACCGTAAGTGCAACGGTCGGCGGCGCTGCACTGACAAGCACGGCAACGGTCCAGTTCGTGGCGGGGGCACCGTCGATGGCGACCAGCACAATCGAGGTTGGAGATGCTTCGTTGACGGCGGACGGCACAAGTCAGACGACGGTGACCGTGAAGCTGAAGGATGCGCAGGGCAATGCTTTAACTGCCGGAGGGGCGACGGTAACGGTTGCGTCGACATCCGGTACGGTGAGTCCAGTCACGGACAACCATAACGGAACCTATACGGCGACGCTGACAGCGCCGGCAGCGGCAGGGACCGCAAAGATAAGTGCCACTATCGATGGCAGTGCGCTAGCCTCAACGGTAACGGTTCAGCTTATACCGGGTGAAGTAAGTTCATCTTACTCTACAGTTACGGCAAGCGATCTAGTCGTACGGGCAGATGGGAAAAGCCAAGCCTCGATCTACGTGAGGCTTAAAGATAAATATGATCATCCACTCGCCGGAAAACGGGTGCAGCTTCAAGCTCAAGATGGAAGCTCTGTGACCCAAGAAGTTTATGGAGTTACTAATGAAGAGGGGCTTGCCACATTTGCGGTCAGCAATGTAATGGCAGAGAAAGTGACTTATTCTGCAAAGGAAGAAGCAAGTGGTATATCACTGGACGAAACGGTGAGCATTACTTTTACGTACGATCAGCCTCCAGTTATCAAACTGCAGGTTGATACTGCCGCTCCAACCTTCTCCAGTGTACATGTTGCGGTTTATGCGTCAGTATATGGCGAATACAATAGTATTTCTTCAATAAAATGGGCAGCTGGAAGCCGTTCGATCTCTTATTTTGACACACAGGGAACACAAATTAAAGACCATTTCACCGTACAGGAGAATGGGATTTATTCAGTCTATGCGGCAGATACAGCAGGTAACGCAAATGTTAGCTTGATTGAAATCCAGAATATCGTACCTTTGAGCAGCGATTCGGACTTGACGGGCTGGCAGCTAATCGGGCTTGGCGGGACGGTGAAGTTTGATTTTGATGCGGGTAAACTAAGCAATACACTGGAAGTCAGTGATTCGGTGTATGGTTTGAGAATGCTGCTGACTCCCGCAAATGTGCATGCAGCCGTCTATGTGAACGGACTCCAGGTAGACAGCAATGCACTAACCAAAGAGTATGTTCTTGCAACAGGTCAAAATAAGTTTGAGGTCCGTGTCAAGGCGCAAGACAGTTCATTTAAAACCTATACGCTCAACGTGATTCGTTCAGCGGCCAGTAAGGTTCCGGATTCCGGATCTGTCCCGGGCGGACCCGCGATTGTTCCCGGTTCTTCGAGTCCGTCATTGCCTGGCAATGCACCAGTGGTTTGGATTAATAACAGAAAAGTAACAGGGCTTGCCACACGTAATGTAAATGCCAATGGAGCAAAAACAATCGACGTTCTGCTGAATATGGATAATCTGTACCAGGCCCTTGATTCGCTATCCAATACGGCTGAAGCTAATCTTTCGATTTCAGTTGAAGAAGAGGCGGATCAACTGGCGCTCAGGCTTACCGGCAATACAGTCCCCATCCTGGCTGGCAGGACGGCTGCAATTACTATAAAAACACAATATGGCCAATATCGCTTGCCGCTAGTTGAGATTATAAATCAGCAGACCACTTGGACGGACGATGTGGAAGTCCAGATTATCATCGAGCGTGGCAAGCGGGAAACGGAGCTGCAAGAGGCGGCCACTACAAACGGGTTTCACCTGGCAACCGATCCGGTTCATTTCAATGTCCTTGTAACGGGTAATGGCAAGAAAAAAGAAGTCACCCGCTTTAACCATTATGTAGAAAGAGTCATTTACTTATCCGAGAATGCCGGAGCGGCATCAACGGCTATCATATGGGACCAGAACTCAGGGGTGCGCCCGGTACCAACGGAATTCACTATAGTTGACGGGCACCAGGCTGCTGTTATTCGCAGTCTCACAAACAGCACTTATGTAGTGGTATCCATAACGTCTCCATTAACAGATATTAAGGGACACTGGGCGGAACCGGAAATTTCCCAAATGAGTAACAGAATGATTGTACAGGGAACAGAAGGAGGACACTTCGCTCCTGGAGCAGCGATTACACGGGCCGAACTCGCTGCAATGGTAGCAAGAGCGCTGGGGTTGCCGGAAGGAGACAATTCAGGGTTCCGGGATGTAAACGGCTTGAGCTGGTACAGCAGTGCTGTGGCGGCAGTAAAAGCATACGGGATTATGGATGGTTTCGGTGATGGTGCTTTCAGACCTAACCAGAAGGTATCTCGGCAAGAAGCGATCGTAACTATCATTCGAGCGCTGCGTTTGACGGATGCTGCTCCAGCAGGCAACGTTGGAGTACAAGCGGATCTGTCCCTTTACACTGACAGCAGTCAAATTGGCGCCTGGGCAAAGGAAGCGCTGCGGACAGCGATTTATGAAGGTCTTATGAAAGGGTATGGAGATGAGTTGCGTCCGCAGCAGGCAGTAACCCGTGCTGAGACGACCGTATTGCTGCACAGACTGCTGCTGCAAGCAGGACTAATTAATGGGTAA
- a CDS encoding helix-turn-helix domain-containing protein, which yields MFKREFMEDLFPDNKNFDVLSGFSQKGHLLRFSGVEQSAIERLFDKMVAEFNNKPPGYEFYLKTLMFELLIFIYRHQETSPRRTTQETGIVNKKIFEVVDYLNRHYDQRYSVNDIAKRFYISPSYFCKTFRDSTGFTFTEYLNNVRIKEAA from the coding sequence GTGTTCAAGCGTGAATTCATGGAGGATTTGTTTCCGGACAACAAAAACTTCGATGTACTCTCCGGCTTTTCGCAGAAAGGGCATCTGCTGCGCTTCAGCGGTGTGGAACAGAGCGCGATCGAGCGTTTATTCGACAAAATGGTCGCTGAGTTCAACAACAAACCACCCGGCTATGAATTTTATCTGAAGACCCTGATGTTCGAGCTGCTGATCTTCATTTACCGTCATCAGGAAACCTCTCCGCGCAGAACCACCCAGGAGACCGGCATCGTTAATAAAAAGATTTTTGAGGTGGTCGATTATTTGAACCGCCATTACGACCAGCGCTATTCGGTCAATGACATTGCCAAACGCTTCTATATCAGCCCGTCCTATTTCTGTAAAACCTTCCGTGACAGCACCGGTTTTACCTTCACCGAGTATTTGAACAATGTCCGCATCAAGGAAGCAGCCTAG